From the Falsibacillus albus genome, one window contains:
- a CDS encoding isoprenyl transferase: MLNKINFWKSSKNNDEIADRIMDIKKLQIPKHIAIIMDGNGRWAKKRALPRIAGHHEGMKVVRRITKLANHLGVEALTLYAFSTENWKRPKLEVDYLMKLPEEFLGTFLPELIEENVRVTMVGYKEHLPKHTLAAIEKAMEQTKDNDGLVLNFALNYGSRAEIIEAVRNVLTDVKSGIINANEITEENFSDYLMTSNLEDPDLLIRTSGEIRLSNFMLWQLAYTEFWFTDVLWPDFSDEHLLQAIEVYQNRSRRYGGIHSEES, encoded by the coding sequence ATGTTAAATAAAATCAATTTTTGGAAAAGCTCAAAAAATAACGATGAAATAGCTGACCGCATTATGGATATAAAAAAACTTCAAATCCCTAAACATATCGCCATCATCATGGACGGAAATGGACGTTGGGCAAAAAAACGTGCTCTTCCACGTATCGCCGGCCATCATGAAGGGATGAAAGTCGTAAGGCGGATCACCAAATTGGCGAATCATTTAGGAGTCGAAGCATTGACGTTATATGCTTTTTCAACAGAAAATTGGAAGAGGCCAAAACTTGAAGTGGATTATTTAATGAAGCTTCCTGAAGAGTTTCTAGGAACTTTCCTGCCTGAACTAATAGAAGAAAATGTTAGGGTCACTATGGTCGGGTATAAGGAGCATTTGCCCAAGCATACGCTAGCAGCTATTGAAAAAGCGATGGAACAAACGAAGGATAATGATGGCCTTGTTTTGAATTTTGCCTTGAATTATGGAAGCCGGGCAGAAATCATTGAAGCGGTGCGTAATGTCTTAACTGATGTAAAAAGTGGTATAATAAATGCTAATGAGATTACGGAAGAAAATTTTTCTGACTATCTAATGACATCAAATTTGGAAGATCCTGATCTTTTGATTAGAACGAGTGGAGAAATCAGGCTCAGCAACTTCATGCTATGGCAGCTTGCATATACTGAATTCTGGTTTACTGATGTATTATGGCCAGATTTTTCTGATGAACATTTGCTGCAGGCAATCGAGGTTTATCAAAATCGATCTAGAAGATATGGTGGTATTCACAGTGAGGAGTCATAA
- a CDS encoding FliA/WhiG family RNA polymerase sigma factor, translated as MSHVSTKEEYKLWDAWMNDRDTEAGDLLVRKYLPLVSFHVQRIAIGLPRNVSKEDIKSLGMMGLLDALNKFDPSRDLKFDTYASFRIRGAIIDGLRKEDWLPRSTRERAKKIEQAIEFLEQKNMKTATVEEISSHLHLSSEEISQTMNEHFFSNVLSIDEHIYDHDDKEGQSFSVKDENAPTPEEQLVKGEWIEELSEVILTLNEKEQLVLSLFYHEELTLTEIGEILSLSTSRISQIHSKALFKLRKTLIQFQ; from the coding sequence ATGTCGCATGTATCGACAAAGGAAGAATACAAATTATGGGATGCTTGGATGAATGACCGTGATACGGAAGCGGGCGACCTATTAGTGAGAAAATATTTGCCCCTTGTTTCATTTCACGTCCAGAGAATTGCGATTGGGCTTCCCCGTAATGTCTCGAAAGAAGATATTAAAAGCCTTGGGATGATGGGATTATTAGATGCATTGAATAAATTCGATCCTTCAAGGGATTTGAAATTTGATACATATGCCTCCTTCAGAATAAGGGGGGCGATCATTGATGGGCTGAGGAAAGAAGACTGGCTGCCTAGGAGCACGAGGGAACGGGCGAAAAAAATTGAGCAGGCAATTGAATTCCTTGAGCAGAAAAACATGAAAACCGCCACTGTTGAAGAGATTTCCAGCCACTTGCACCTGTCGTCGGAAGAAATATCGCAAACGATGAACGAACATTTTTTCTCCAATGTTCTCTCGATCGATGAGCATATATACGATCATGACGATAAAGAAGGCCAATCGTTCTCGGTAAAAGACGAAAATGCGCCGACTCCTGAAGAACAATTGGTTAAAGGTGAATGGATCGAGGAATTATCTGAAGTCATCTTAACTTTAAATGAGAAAGAACAGTTGGTTCTCAGCCTTTTCTACCATGAAGAACTAACACTTACCGAAATCGGGGAAATCTTAAGTTTATCCACTTCCAGGATTTCGCAAATCCATTCAAAAGCATTATTTAAGTTAAGGAAAACACTCATCCAATTTCAATGA
- the frr gene encoding ribosome recycling factor codes for MSQEVLNNAKTKMEKAVQAFSRELASIRAGRANASLLDKISVDYYGAPTPINQLASVSVPEARLLVIQPYDKSILGEIEKAILKSDLGITPSNDGSIIRIAIPALTEERRKELVKTVKKEAEDAKVAIRNIRRDINDDLKKLEKNGELTEDDLRGYSDDVQKLTDTNISKVDQVAKDKEKEILDV; via the coding sequence ATGTCACAAGAAGTATTAAACAATGCAAAAACAAAGATGGAAAAAGCAGTACAAGCTTTTTCTCGCGAGCTTGCAAGCATCCGTGCAGGCAGAGCCAATGCATCTTTATTGGACAAGATATCCGTTGATTACTATGGTGCACCGACTCCAATCAATCAATTAGCATCAGTATCTGTGCCGGAAGCCCGATTGCTGGTCATCCAGCCTTACGACAAATCTATTCTTGGTGAGATCGAAAAAGCCATCCTGAAATCTGATTTAGGGATCACACCTTCTAATGACGGGTCTATCATCCGCATTGCCATCCCGGCACTTACGGAAGAACGCCGTAAGGAACTAGTGAAGACTGTCAAAAAAGAAGCTGAAGATGCAAAGGTGGCAATCCGTAATATCCGCCGCGATATCAACGACGACTTGAAGAAGCTCGAGAAAAACGGAGAGCTGACGGAGGATGATTTGCGCGGCTATTCTGATGATGTCCAAAAATTGACGGATACGAACATCAGCAAAGTGGATCAAGTTGCAAAAGATAAAGAAAAAGAGATTTTGGATGTATAA
- the rseP gene encoding RIP metalloprotease RseP, producing the protein METVIAFIVIFGALVFFHELGHFVFAKRAGILCREFAIGFGPKVFSAKRGETTYTIRLLPIGGFVRMAGEDPEMVELKPGHRVGLVQNHDGLVEKIVLNNREKYNNLLVVEVEHADLEKELIIRGYEDDDEEEVLKTFRLSKEAVMIEDQVETQIAPWDRQFASKTLGQRAMAIFAGPMMNFILAFVVFVIIALFQGIPVNDPVLGKISPDGAAHEAGLHKGDTVLSIEGAEISSWSDVVDVVRKHPGDELTFTVERDNKTIDIPVTPKLTEADGGKIGLIGVMSPVEKSPIKSIGYGFKETYSWTVEIFHMLGKLLTGQFSINALSGPVGIYVSTETVAKSGVFYLMKWGAILSINLGIMNLLPIPALDGGRLMFFVAEALRGKPIDRHKEGLVHFIGFALLMVLMLIVTWNDIQRFFLQ; encoded by the coding sequence TTGGAAACAGTAATAGCCTTTATCGTCATTTTCGGGGCTTTAGTTTTTTTCCATGAACTCGGCCATTTTGTTTTCGCCAAAAGAGCGGGGATATTATGCAGGGAGTTTGCAATTGGATTTGGACCGAAAGTGTTTTCAGCCAAAAGAGGCGAAACCACTTATACGATAAGACTGCTGCCAATAGGCGGGTTTGTCCGCATGGCAGGAGAAGACCCAGAAATGGTTGAGCTGAAACCCGGGCACAGGGTTGGGCTGGTGCAGAACCATGATGGGCTAGTGGAGAAAATCGTTTTAAATAACCGGGAAAAATACAATAACTTATTAGTAGTGGAAGTGGAGCATGCAGATCTTGAAAAGGAATTGATCATCCGCGGCTATGAAGATGATGACGAGGAGGAAGTTTTGAAAACCTTCCGCCTATCAAAAGAAGCAGTCATGATTGAAGATCAAGTCGAGACGCAAATTGCTCCTTGGGATCGTCAATTTGCCTCAAAGACACTTGGCCAAAGAGCGATGGCGATTTTTGCAGGACCGATGATGAATTTCATCTTGGCCTTTGTCGTATTTGTGATCATAGCCCTTTTTCAAGGAATACCAGTCAATGATCCGGTATTGGGCAAGATTTCTCCTGATGGGGCCGCTCATGAAGCTGGACTTCATAAGGGGGATACCGTCTTAAGCATTGAAGGAGCAGAAATTTCAAGCTGGTCAGACGTTGTTGACGTTGTCAGGAAACACCCAGGTGATGAATTGACATTCACGGTTGAACGGGATAACAAAACTATCGATATACCTGTCACGCCTAAATTGACTGAAGCAGATGGCGGGAAGATTGGGTTGATTGGTGTGATGAGCCCAGTTGAGAAATCACCGATAAAGTCAATCGGCTATGGATTTAAGGAAACATACAGCTGGACTGTGGAAATCTTCCACATGTTAGGAAAGCTGCTTACAGGACAATTTTCCATCAATGCTCTTTCCGGCCCAGTCGGCATATATGTTTCAACAGAGACTGTCGCAAAATCAGGTGTATTCTATTTAATGAAATGGGGCGCGATCCTGAGCATCAACTTAGGTATCATGAATTTATTGCCGATTCCTGCATTGGATGGCGGACGATTAATGTTCTTTGTTGCGGAAGCTCTGCGGGGCAAACCAATTGACCGCCACAAAGAAGGACTCGTTCACTTTATCGGATTTGCCTTGTTGATGGTACTCATGCTGATCGTTACCTGGAACGATATTCAGAGATTCTTTTTACAATAA
- the tsf gene encoding translation elongation factor Ts → MAITAQMVKELREKTGAGMMDCKKALTETNGDMDQAIDFLREKGIAKAAKKADRIAAEGTTFILSEGNDAVILEVNSETDFVAKNEGFQNLVKELATHLLKNKPANVEEAVSQKMENGNTVEGHINEAIAKIGEKLTLRRFEIKTKGDNAAFGEYLHMGGRIGVLTVIEGTTDAEVAKDVAMHAAALNPKYISRDQVSEEEVQREREVLTQQALNEGKPENIVAKMVEGRLGKFFEDICIVDQSFVKDPDQKVGKFVQSKGGKITALVRYEVGEGIEKRQDNFAEEVMSQVNKK, encoded by the coding sequence ATGGCAATTACTGCACAAATGGTAAAAGAATTACGTGAAAAAACAGGTGCTGGCATGATGGACTGCAAAAAAGCACTGACTGAAACAAATGGCGATATGGATCAAGCAATCGACTTCCTTCGTGAAAAAGGTATTGCGAAAGCTGCTAAGAAAGCTGATCGCATCGCTGCAGAAGGTACTACTTTCATCCTAAGCGAAGGCAATGATGCTGTTATTCTTGAGGTAAACTCTGAGACAGACTTCGTTGCGAAAAACGAAGGTTTCCAAAACCTTGTAAAAGAACTTGCTACACATTTGTTGAAAAACAAACCTGCAAACGTTGAAGAAGCTGTTTCTCAAAAAATGGAAAACGGCAACACTGTTGAAGGCCACATCAACGAAGCGATCGCTAAGATTGGTGAGAAGCTTACTCTACGCCGTTTCGAAATCAAAACAAAAGGCGACAACGCTGCATTCGGTGAATACCTGCATATGGGCGGCCGCATTGGAGTGCTGACTGTAATCGAAGGAACAACTGACGCGGAAGTGGCGAAAGACGTTGCTATGCACGCTGCTGCATTGAACCCTAAATATATCTCCCGCGACCAAGTTTCTGAAGAAGAAGTTCAGCGTGAGCGTGAAGTGCTTACTCAACAAGCTCTTAACGAAGGTAAACCTGAAAACATCGTTGCAAAAATGGTTGAAGGCCGCCTAGGCAAATTCTTCGAAGATATCTGCATCGTGGACCAATCTTTCGTTAAAGATCCAGATCAAAAAGTAGGCAAATTCGTTCAATCCAAAGGCGGTAAGATCACTGCTCTTGTTCGCTACGAAGTAGGAGAAGGAATTGAAAAACGCCAAGACAACTTCGCAGAAGAAGTAATGAGCCAAGTTAACAAAAAATAA
- a CDS encoding chemotaxis protein CheW, translating to MSEMVKDVLNQTKFIVFQLADKEYAIPVNQVRSIEKLQHITRVPGTVDFVEGVINLRGVVTPIVDMRKRFLLPEAAYTESTRIIIVAFNEMEVGFIVDAANDVLDLSADSIEPQPDVVGAIEAEYISSVAKLEKRLLILVHLEKVLNPID from the coding sequence ATGAGTGAAATGGTAAAAGACGTGTTAAATCAAACTAAATTCATAGTCTTTCAATTGGCAGATAAAGAATATGCGATTCCTGTCAATCAAGTTCGATCAATTGAAAAATTGCAGCATATAACCCGTGTGCCGGGAACAGTAGATTTCGTGGAAGGGGTCATTAACCTTCGAGGTGTGGTGACACCGATCGTCGATATGAGGAAGCGATTCCTATTACCGGAAGCAGCGTATACGGAAAGCACGAGAATCATCATCGTAGCTTTCAATGAAATGGAAGTAGGCTTCATCGTCGATGCAGCAAATGATGTCCTTGACCTTTCCGCCGATTCAATCGAACCCCAGCCCGATGTCGTGGGTGCAATTGAAGCGGAGTACATCAGCAGTGTCGCAAAATTAGAAAAAAGGCTATTGATATTAGTGCATTTGGAAAAGGTATTAAATCCAATAGATTAA
- a CDS encoding chemotaxis protein CheC: MGIEQRITNLHLDVLKEIGNIGAGHAATSLSTLLNRKVDMKVPNVHIVSFDEMMEMAGGAENVVVSVFLRIEGDAPGSMFFLLSLDQATRFLHQMTGDPTLSLEESPYAEMAVSAMQELGNILSGSYLSSLANFTNLNLYPSVPALSIDMVGAIVGYGLIELSQTSDYAIVIDTALNEEGSVKENSVKGHFFLLPDPPSFETIFNSLGVPING, from the coding sequence ATGGGAATAGAACAAAGGATCACAAACCTGCACTTGGATGTTTTAAAGGAAATTGGCAACATTGGGGCTGGGCATGCAGCTACGTCATTGTCGACATTATTGAACCGAAAAGTGGATATGAAGGTCCCCAATGTCCATATCGTTTCTTTTGATGAAATGATGGAGATGGCAGGTGGAGCGGAAAATGTAGTGGTGAGTGTGTTTTTGAGAATCGAGGGTGATGCACCGGGGAGCATGTTTTTTCTATTATCCTTGGATCAAGCAACTCGCTTCCTGCATCAAATGACGGGAGATCCCACCCTTTCGCTCGAAGAATCGCCATATGCTGAAATGGCCGTTTCTGCCATGCAGGAATTAGGCAATATTTTATCAGGTTCCTATTTATCATCATTAGCAAATTTTACGAATTTAAACTTGTATCCTTCTGTGCCGGCTTTAAGCATCGATATGGTCGGGGCCATTGTCGGCTATGGGTTAATTGAGTTATCCCAGACGAGCGACTATGCCATCGTCATCGATACTGCCTTGAATGAAGAGGGGTCTGTGAAGGAAAATAGTGTAAAAGGGCATTTTTTCCTTCTTCCCGATCCCCCATCGTTTGAAACGATATTCAATTCCTTAGGGGTCCCAATCAATGGTTAG
- the pyrH gene encoding UMP kinase — translation MSVPKYKRVVLKLSGEALAGDNSFGINPSVIKSIAEQVKEIAELDIEVAVVVGGGNIWRGKIGSEMGMDRASADYMGMLATVMNSLALQDSLEQLGIETRVQTSIDMRQVAEPYIRRRAIRHLEKKRVVIFAAGTGNPYFSTDTTAALRAAEIDAEVILMAKNNVDGVYTADPKVDKDAVKYDELSYLDVIKEGLAVMDSTASSLCMDNDIPLIVFSIMEKGNIKRVVLGETIGTIVRGKA, via the coding sequence ATGAGCGTTCCTAAATATAAACGAGTCGTGTTAAAATTAAGTGGGGAAGCACTTGCCGGTGATAATAGCTTCGGGATCAATCCTTCTGTTATCAAGTCAATTGCTGAACAAGTCAAGGAAATTGCAGAATTGGACATTGAAGTGGCTGTCGTAGTCGGCGGCGGAAACATCTGGAGAGGGAAAATTGGCAGCGAGATGGGCATGGATCGCGCTTCTGCAGACTATATGGGCATGCTTGCGACTGTCATGAACTCCCTTGCTCTTCAGGATAGCCTAGAACAGCTCGGAATTGAAACACGTGTTCAAACATCCATCGACATGAGGCAGGTTGCAGAGCCATATATCCGCAGACGTGCAATCAGGCATCTTGAAAAGAAACGCGTTGTCATCTTTGCTGCAGGAACAGGGAACCCTTATTTCTCGACTGATACCACTGCTGCATTGCGTGCTGCCGAAATCGACGCAGAAGTTATTTTAATGGCCAAGAATAATGTGGATGGCGTATATACAGCAGATCCGAAGGTGGATAAAGATGCAGTCAAATATGACGAATTATCCTATTTGGACGTAATCAAAGAAGGATTGGCTGTAATGGATTCCACAGCATCCTCTTTATGCATGGATAACGACATTCCATTGATTGTTTTTTCCATAATGGAAAAAGGCAACATCAAACGAGTGGTTTTAGGTGAAACCATCGGAACAATTGTAAGGGGGAAAGCATAA
- a CDS encoding chemotaxis protein CheD — MVSLMEVVKVGIADMNVVKAPQSIRTTGLGSCVGVVLYDETSGIAGLSHVMLPDSALNKDGAKLNKAKFADTAIADLRDCLIRSGAIPSLLKAKIAGGAQMFQFASQSDVMRIGPRNVEAVKKELQRFNIKLAGEDVGGNNGRTIEFDTETSLLHIRTVSKGEAVL, encoded by the coding sequence ATGGTTAGTTTAATGGAAGTGGTAAAGGTAGGCATAGCTGACATGAATGTGGTGAAAGCTCCGCAGTCCATTCGGACGACAGGACTCGGTTCTTGCGTTGGGGTCGTATTGTATGATGAAACATCCGGAATCGCGGGACTCTCACATGTGATGCTGCCTGATTCAGCTTTGAACAAAGATGGTGCGAAATTAAACAAAGCAAAATTTGCAGATACAGCAATAGCGGATTTAAGAGATTGCCTGATTCGTTCCGGGGCGATCCCGTCGCTGCTTAAGGCAAAAATTGCAGGCGGTGCACAAATGTTTCAGTTCGCTTCACAAAGTGATGTGATGAGAATAGGTCCAAGGAATGTAGAAGCAGTGAAAAAGGAGCTGCAACGATTCAACATAAAGCTTGCAGGAGAAGATGTCGGAGGGAATAATGGGAGAACGATTGAGTTTGATACCGAAACGAGTCTGCTTCATATTAGAACGGTAAGCAAAGGGGAGGCCGTTCTATAA
- a CDS encoding phosphatidate cytidylyltransferase translates to MKQRIITGALGIAIVLPIIFYGGIPFLLLTYLMATVALYEVFRMKKIRLISTPGLLSLAVLWIFLIPSKYNEVIGQFHFTKIEFVTMGILLCLTYTVASKNRFTFDDAGFAILSTLYVGIGFFYFNEVRDIKLTWVFYALFVIWATDSGAYFIGRSMGKKKLWPEISPNKTVEGFFGGVICALIVAVLFGIFSDIPASMPKLLIATAVLSVFGQIGDLVESALKRYYGVKDSGNILPGHGGVLDRFDSLLFVLPIMTFILIN, encoded by the coding sequence ATGAAACAAAGAATCATAACGGGTGCATTGGGGATCGCTATTGTACTCCCAATCATATTTTATGGAGGCATCCCATTTTTATTACTAACGTATTTGATGGCGACAGTCGCTCTATATGAAGTGTTCAGGATGAAAAAAATCCGCCTCATTTCCACCCCGGGGCTGCTTTCGCTGGCAGTTTTATGGATTTTTTTGATCCCAAGTAAATATAATGAGGTAATTGGTCAATTTCATTTTACCAAAATTGAATTTGTCACGATGGGAATCTTACTTTGCCTGACATACACTGTGGCATCCAAAAACCGCTTTACATTTGATGATGCAGGTTTTGCGATCCTATCCACACTATATGTGGGCATAGGCTTTTTCTATTTCAACGAGGTAAGGGACATCAAATTGACTTGGGTGTTTTATGCGTTATTCGTCATATGGGCAACGGACTCAGGGGCGTATTTTATTGGCCGTTCCATGGGTAAGAAAAAATTGTGGCCGGAAATCAGTCCGAACAAAACGGTCGAAGGCTTTTTCGGCGGGGTGATCTGCGCCCTCATTGTAGCTGTTTTATTTGGAATCTTTTCGGACATCCCTGCTTCAATGCCGAAGCTGTTGATTGCTACAGCTGTTCTTTCGGTTTTTGGGCAGATAGGGGACCTAGTAGAATCGGCTTTAAAAAGGTATTACGGGGTAAAGGATTCTGGTAACATACTCCCTGGCCACGGTGGGGTTTTGGATCGATTTGACAGTTTGCTTTTTGTACTACCGATCATGACATTTATTTTAATCAACTGA
- the dxr gene encoding 1-deoxy-D-xylulose-5-phosphate reductoisomerase: MKYISLLGATGSIGMQTLDVIRNHSEAYRLIAFSSGRNMDETRKIIKEFKPKLVSVQNKDDCKRLEAEFDSSISFSYGEESLVEVAVYEKADILVNAVLGSVGLFPTLQAIKAKKTIAIANKETLVTAGHLVMEAARENDVELLPVDSEHSAIFQALQGENPKNIEKLILTASGGSFRDRTRNELKEVTVEEALNHPNWSMGAKITIDSATMMNKGLEVIEAHWLFDIPFEQIEVLLHRESIIHSMVEFHDSSVIAQLGTPDMRVPIQYALTYPDRFPFPKASKLNLAQIGKLHFQEMDMDRFYCLKLAYQAGVAGGTMPTVLNAANEAAVSGFLKGKIKFLQIEELIEKALSRHNRIKHPDLSTIQDVDKETRSYIDSLL; the protein is encoded by the coding sequence ATGAAATACATAAGTTTGTTGGGGGCCACGGGCTCGATAGGAATGCAAACATTGGATGTAATAAGAAACCATTCGGAAGCATATAGATTGATAGCATTTTCTTCCGGCAGGAACATGGATGAAACAAGGAAAATCATCAAAGAGTTCAAACCAAAGCTGGTTTCCGTACAAAATAAAGATGATTGCAAACGCCTCGAAGCTGAATTTGATTCTTCCATATCCTTTTCATATGGAGAAGAAAGCCTGGTAGAGGTGGCTGTATATGAAAAAGCGGATATCCTTGTCAACGCTGTCCTGGGAAGTGTAGGGCTATTTCCGACATTGCAAGCAATCAAGGCAAAAAAGACGATTGCAATTGCAAATAAGGAGACGCTTGTAACTGCAGGGCATCTAGTCATGGAGGCTGCGAGGGAAAATGATGTTGAGCTTCTGCCGGTTGATAGTGAGCATTCCGCCATATTTCAGGCATTGCAGGGGGAAAATCCAAAAAATATCGAAAAGTTGATTCTTACTGCATCTGGAGGAAGCTTCCGAGATCGGACCAGGAATGAATTGAAGGAAGTTACGGTTGAAGAAGCCTTGAACCATCCAAACTGGTCAATGGGGGCAAAAATCACGATCGATTCTGCTACGATGATGAATAAAGGTTTGGAAGTCATTGAAGCACATTGGCTCTTCGATATTCCTTTTGAACAAATTGAAGTTCTGCTCCATCGTGAAAGCATCATCCATTCTATGGTTGAGTTTCACGATAGCAGCGTGATCGCCCAGCTTGGTACACCGGATATGAGGGTGCCCATCCAATATGCACTCACCTACCCGGACCGATTTCCATTTCCAAAGGCAAGCAAGCTGAATCTAGCCCAAATCGGAAAGCTTCATTTTCAAGAAATGGACATGGATCGATTCTATTGCTTGAAGCTTGCCTATCAGGCAGGCGTGGCCGGTGGTACTATGCCGACAGTTTTAAATGCAGCAAACGAAGCGGCCGTCAGCGGTTTCCTAAAAGGGAAAATCAAGTTTTTACAGATCGAAGAGTTGATTGAAAAAGCACTTAGCCGCCATAATAGGATTAAACACCCTGATCTAAGCACCATCCAAGATGTGGACAAGGAAACAAGAAGCTATATCGATTCGCTTTTATAA
- the rpsB gene encoding 30S ribosomal protein S2, translating to MSVISMKQLLEAGVHFGHQTRRWNPKMKKYIFTERNGIYIIDLQKTVRKVEEAYNFVKELAANGGKILFVGTKKQAQESVKEEAERSGMYFVNQRWLGGTLTNFETIQKRIQRLKNIEKMAEDGTFEVLPKKEVVQLKKEQERLVKFLGGIKDMNGLPDALFIIDPRKERIAVAEARKLNIPIVGIVDTNCDPDEIDYVIPANDDAIRAVKLLTGKMADAILEAKQGEEEAAVAAE from the coding sequence ATGTCAGTAATTTCAATGAAGCAATTACTTGAGGCTGGTGTTCATTTCGGTCACCAAACTCGCCGCTGGAACCCTAAGATGAAGAAATATATCTTCACTGAGCGTAACGGCATCTACATCATCGATCTTCAAAAAACAGTTCGCAAAGTTGAGGAAGCATACAACTTTGTAAAAGAACTTGCAGCTAACGGAGGAAAAATCCTTTTCGTTGGTACAAAAAAGCAAGCTCAAGAATCTGTTAAAGAAGAAGCAGAACGCAGTGGAATGTACTTTGTCAACCAACGTTGGTTGGGTGGTACATTGACTAACTTCGAAACAATCCAAAAGCGTATCCAACGTTTGAAAAATATTGAAAAAATGGCTGAAGACGGTACTTTTGAAGTACTTCCTAAAAAAGAAGTTGTTCAGCTTAAAAAAGAACAAGAGCGTCTTGTGAAATTCCTTGGTGGAATCAAAGACATGAACGGTCTTCCTGATGCTTTATTCATCATCGATCCTCGTAAAGAGCGCATCGCTGTTGCAGAAGCACGCAAATTGAACATCCCGATCGTTGGTATCGTTGATACGAACTGTGATCCAGATGAAATTGATTATGTAATCCCTGCAAACGATGACGCAATCCGTGCAGTTAAACTCCTAACTGGTAAAATGGCGGATGCTATCCTTGAAGCTAAGCAAGGTGAAGAAGAAGCGGCTGTAGCTGCTGAGTAA